One Streptomyces sp. NBC_01237 genomic region harbors:
- a CDS encoding ABC transporter substrate-binding protein: MSRTSRIAGAVIGMVALAGSLAACGGDSLEKEKGGSGTSAGSGKKGTLVVGSASFTESKVLAELYAQILADAGYSTSITTVKNRELYEPSLEKGEIDVVPEYAATIAEFLNAKVNGAAQAEKKPVASGDATATVAALEKLATPLGLKVLPVGAAVDQNAFAVSKEFAEKNNLKTLSDLGKSKLKVKIAAGDECEVRPFCAPGLKKTYGIDVTGIDPKGVGTPQSKQAVKDGKDQLVLTTTTDAVLDGLVFLDDDKKLQNADNVLPVLNAKDAGAQDIADALGKLTDTLTTEDLAELNRKIDAERAKPADVAKDYLQSKGLIKK; encoded by the coding sequence TCGCGGCCTGCGGCGGCGACAGCCTGGAGAAGGAGAAGGGGGGCTCCGGCACATCGGCCGGCTCGGGCAAGAAGGGCACGCTCGTCGTGGGCTCCGCCTCGTTCACCGAGTCCAAGGTGCTCGCCGAGCTGTACGCGCAGATCCTGGCCGACGCCGGTTACAGCACCTCGATCACCACGGTGAAGAACCGCGAGCTGTACGAGCCCTCGCTGGAGAAGGGCGAGATCGACGTCGTCCCGGAATACGCCGCCACGATCGCCGAATTCCTCAACGCCAAGGTGAACGGGGCCGCGCAGGCGGAGAAGAAGCCGGTCGCCTCCGGGGATGCCACGGCCACGGTCGCCGCCCTGGAGAAGCTCGCCACTCCGCTCGGTCTGAAGGTGCTCCCGGTCGGCGCCGCCGTCGACCAGAACGCCTTCGCGGTGTCCAAGGAATTCGCCGAGAAGAACAACCTCAAGACGCTTTCCGATCTTGGTAAGTCGAAGCTCAAGGTGAAGATCGCGGCGGGCGACGAGTGCGAGGTGCGGCCCTTCTGCGCACCGGGTCTCAAGAAGACGTACGGCATTGACGTCACCGGTATCGACCCCAAGGGCGTCGGCACCCCGCAGTCCAAGCAGGCGGTCAAGGACGGCAAGGACCAGTTGGTTCTGACGACCACCACGGACGCGGTGCTGGACGGGCTGGTGTTCCTGGACGACGACAAGAAGCTCCAGAACGCCGACAACGTACTTCCGGTGCTCAATGCCAAGGACGCGGGCGCCCAGGACATCGCCGACGCGCTCGGGAAGCTCACCGACACGCTCACCACGGAAGATCTCGCGGAACTGAACCGCAAGATCGACGCCGAACGCGCCAAGCCCGCCGATGTCGCCAAGGACTATCTGCAGTCCAAAGGTTTGATCAAGAAGTAG